The stretch of DNA TTGAGGATGGGTTGCCCGTTGAGGGTGACAGAGCCTTGAGTAGCTTGCTGAAAGCCCGAGACTAGGCTGAGCAGAGTTGATTTGCCGCAGCCAGAGTGGCCAATGAAGCAGACAAATTCGCCTTGTTGAATGCTCAGGTTGACGTTTTCTAGTACTGGGAATCGGCCTTTGGCAGTGGGGAAGCTTTTAGAGACCTGATCGAAGACCAGAAAACCTTGGTCGGAGGAGGGTTGGGTATAGTCGGCCTGTCCGGAATGGGCGGGGCGACGAGACTTGAGTTTGAGAGGGGTGGGCTGCATGGTTTTACTCCTTAAAGATGGAATGTTCTAAGCGTTGAGATGTTGGTTGCCGAGAAAGCGATCGCCTAGGGCGTAGGATGCTGGGCTGACGAAAGTGAGGTAGCAAAGCCAAGGTTGCTGCTGGGGCCATTTTGCAGGCCCCAGACCCCCATCGACAAGGACGTTCCGTCGTCCTTGACCTCACGGAAAGGATTGGCTGGTCATCGGTTTAAACGCCTGTTCTGCCGATGGAGGTATCAAAGGAATCAAACTGTGGGGTTCCAAACCTGAATTGGACGGAAGGCTCCAAACTCTGACTAGATGAATGAAGAAGCAAGCGTCACCCATCCACCCCCTACCCATCCACTCCCCACCCCCTACGCAGCCAAGGCTGCCATCCGTCCATCCAACACCACCTCAGCAATGGTGATGTCGCGCTTAATAGCGAGGCTGTTCAAATACCCGATGGGATCTTGGGCGTCAAAGTCGGTGCCATCGAATAGGTGAATGCTGCCGCGAGTAAATTTGGCATCGAGCAGGCCCAGTTCGCGGGCGGCGGTGCTATAGACATCGACTCGCACAATGCGTTCGAGAATCTCCAGCCAGTTGCGGGGGAAGGGCACGTCACCCCAGCGGGCGAGTTGGGTCATGTGCCAGAGGTGTTCGGTGCGGCTGGGGCGGTTGGCTCCGTCGCCAAAGAACAGGTGGTGGGCGTACTCGCGCATGGGCTTTTGCAGCTCGCAGACTTTGGTGTTGGGGTCACCTAGCTGGATGTAGTCGATGGGGGTGCCCAAGTAGGCGCGCTGAGAAAGAATCTGGCGAATCTCTAGCTCGTTTTCGGGGTCGGCGCAGTAGCGGCAGGCGTCGAGCAGGGCCTTGGTGAGGGCGATGTGGGTGTTAGGGTAGGCGGCAGCCCAGTCTTCGCGCACGCCGAGCACTTTGCCGGGGTGGCCGTCGTAAATTTCGCGATCGGTGGCGATGGTGAAGCCGACCTCGTCCATGGCGGCGCGCAGGTTCCAGGGTTCACCGACGCAGAAGCCGTCGATCGCATTGTTCTTCAGATCCACCACCATCTGGGCGGGGGGTATGGTTTGCAGAGCCAGGTCGCGATCGGGGTCGATGCCGCCCGCTGCTAGCCAGTAGCGCAGCAGCAAATTGTGCATCGACGACGGGTGCACCATGCCCATGCGGTGCTGGGTCTCGGGGGTGCGGTGCAGCATATCGCGAAAGGCATCCAGGCTGTGGACACCCTGGTCGTAGAAACGGCGAGATAGGGTGATGGCGTTGCCGTTGCGGGTCATGGTCAGCGCGCTGATCACGGGCAGCGGGGTATTTTTGTGGCCACCCAGGGAAAACCACAGGGGCATACCGGAGGGCATTTGGGCAGCATCCAGGTAGCCGCCGGCGATGCCGTCCACAATGCCGCGCCAGCTGGTTTCGCGGGTCAAGTTGACTTCCTCCAGGCCGTGCTTGGCAAAGAAGCCTTTTTCCTTGGCGATCGCCACCGGGGCACAGGCGGTCAGTGGCACAAAGCCAATGTCCAGATTCACTTTCTCTAGCCCGTGGCGAGCCACCGCCGTGGTTTTTCTGGCCCGCAGCTTTTTGATTCGCTTTTGCTGGTTGAGGAAGTAGATGATTTCGCTGCGCAGGCTGTAGTAGCTGGGGTGCTCAACCACCTCCATGCGCTGGCGGGGGCGGGGAATATCGACCTCTAAAATGTTGCCGATCTCGGCTCCGGGGCCGTTGGTGAGCATAACAATACGATCGCTCAGCAGCACCGCCTCATCCACATCGTGGGTGACCATCACGGCAGTGACTTTGTTCTCGTCGCAGATGCGCATCAGCTGAGTTTGCAGATTGCCCCGAGTTAGCGCATCCAGCGCCCCGAAGGGTTCATCAAGCAGCAGTAGCTTGGGGCGAATGGCCAGGGCGCGGGCGATCGCCACCCGCTGTTTCATGCCCCCCGAGAGCTGGTCGGGCCATTTGTCGGCGGCGTGTTGCAAACCTACCAGGTTAATGTGCTCTTCGACAATGGCGCGGCGATCAGCCTTAGACTTGTCGCCGTAGACCGAATTTACCGCCAGAGCAATATTTTCGCGCACCGATCGCCAGGGCAACAGCGAATAGTTTTGGAATACCACCATGCGATCGGGACCGGGTTCGGTGATTTTCTTACCCTCCAGGGTGAGCACTCCAGAACTGGGCAGCGAGAGGCCCGCGATCATATTTAAAAGGGTCGACTTGCCACAGCCCGAGTGGCCAATAAATGAGACAAATTCGCCCGTTTTAATTGTTAGGTCAATGCCCTTGAGGGCGATGTACTCGCCGCCGTCGGATAGGTTAAAGACCTTATCAACCTGATCCACTGCCACCAATAAGCTCATAGTTCTATCCTCGCGATCGTTGTTAAGTAATGCCGTGGGGTGGGCACTGCCCACCAACGAAAATGTCAAGCGTTATAGATTTCCAACCCGTTGGGTTCCGCTGGCGCTCCACCCAACCTACAGTTCTGGATTCCGGCTCCCCTCTCCTCCCTGGGAGAGGGGCCGGGGGAGAGGGCAAACCCAGACCGAGCGGATTTCCCCTCAAAATTCCTACTTCCGAGCCGGAGCAATCTTCGTCTGCAAAAAGGCGATCGCGCGATCGAGCAGCAGACCGACAAAGCCGATGTAAAATACCGCCAAGATAATCTCGCTGATGTAGTTCTGCTGGTAGGCATCCCAGATAAAGAAACCGATGCCCACAATCCCCGACATCACAATTTCTGCTGCAATAATCGCCAGCCAGGCCAAACCGATCGCAATTCTCAGTCCGGTGAAAATGTAGGGCAGTGCCGACGGAAACAGAATGTTCAAGTAATAGTCTTTGCGAGACAGTTGCAGCACCTTAGCCACATTGTCGTAGTCTTCTGGAATCTGACGCACACCCTCAATGGTGTTGATCAAAATCGGCCACACAGAAGTGATGAAAATTACGAAGATGGCAGCGGGCTGGTTTTGTTGCAGCGCCACCAGGGCGATCGGAACCCAGGCCAGGGGTGCCACCATCCGCAAAAACTGAAAAATGGGGTAAGTGGCTTTATTTAACCAGGGGCTAGTTCCCACTAAAACCCCAACTCCAATGCCAACTACAGCAGCAGCGCTGTAGCCCTGGGCAACCCGGCCTAGGCTAGCCAGAGTTTGCCAAAACAGCCCCTTATTCAGGCCACCCAAATCAAAGAATGGATATAGCAATAGCTCGCGGGTGCGCGTATCGGTCCACAAACTTAGCGGCCCGGGCAGTCGGGTAGCTCCCGACCACGACACCAATTGCCACACCGTCAAAAACACCGCAATACCAATGATGGGGGGAATCAGGTCAGGGCCCCGCTTTTGCCAAAACTCCTGAACCGAGCCTAGAAAAGGATTAGGGCGTGCCTGCTTGCGAACTGGAGAGTGAGTAACCATAGTTGCCGTACCTAAGTTAGAAGGAAAAATCACAAACGCTTTGAGGAGGAAACCCACCCCGGCCTTTCTTTGGGGAGACCGACCGAGGTAGGCTGGTTCAGGCACCGAGGCAAGGGGGAATGGGGCTGCTGTGGACGATGGACCCCATGCTCTTGCCTTTGGTCATCTCTCTCTGAACCAGTGCTGTTTGGAGTTAGGGGTAGATGGGTGGATGTGTAGATGGGCGTAACTACCTCGCCTACCCATCCACTCGCCCACTCATCCACCCTTTCTCCGCCTAGACCCGCTTAATCTGAAGACTGTTGAGATATGCCTCAGGGTTGGCCGGGTCAAACTTGATGCCGTCAAAGAAGGTTTCAACGCCGCGAGACGTATCGGCAGGAATATCAGCGGTGAACCCTGCTTCGGTAGCGGCTTCACGCCAGAGGTCTTCACGGTTGACGGAGTCGACAATGCGCCGCACAGTGTCAAAGTCGGTGAGCTGGTCCTTGTGGAAACCCCAACGCATGCTCTCGGTTAAAAACCACAGGTCGTGGCTCTTATAGGGGTAAGACACGTTGCCTTTGGGGTCTTTCCAGTAGAGAGGGCCAGCGTTGATGTCGTTAACATCGGCTTTGCCGTCGCCCATGGTGTACTGGCCTTTGTAGGGCGGCGTGAGAATCTCGGGGGGAATGTTGAAGTAATTGCGACCAGAGGTAATTTGTACCAGTTCAGCCCGATTGTCAGGGTTGTCGCACCACTGCTGGGCCTCCATCAACCCTTTTAGCAAAGCCTTGGTGGCTTTAGGATTTGCATCGACCCAGTCAGCTCGCAACGCCAGGTATTCTTCTGGATGAAAGGCCCACATTTCGTGGGTCAGACCCGCCATGAAGCCAACGTCGTCGGCCACGATGCGGTACGGCCAGGGGTCGCCGGTGCTAAAGGCGTCCATGGTGCCGTTGCGCATGCCCTGCACAGTTTCGGCTGGGGGCACCGCCAGCAGGTCAATATCTGTGTCGGGGTCAACGCCACCCGCAGCAAACCAATAGCGAATCCAAAAGTCTTGGTTCACGTTGGGGAAGGTGTGAGCCGCTTTAAACTTGCGGCCCTGGGTGCTGGGAAACCCTTTGATGTAGTCAGCGGCACTTGAGATATCTAACCCAAAGCCTTTGCCGGCATGGGTGTTAGCAATGGCAATGCCATTGCCCTGAGTATTGAGCTGGGCCAGCACATACATAGGAACCTTTCGGCCGTTGGTAAGAATGCCTTCGCTGATTAGGTGAGGCATGGGCATTTGCCACTGACCTCCATCGATGCCGCCCCCGGCAGAGCCAATGGTGACGTTGTCGCGCGCCGAGGCCCAGTTAGCCTGCTTGGCAACTTCTACCTCAGTCATGCCGTACTTGGCAAAGAAGCCCTTTGTCTGGGCAATGATTATCGCTGCCGACTCCACAATGGGAATGTAGCCCAGCTTGACCTTAGGGGTCTCGGGCGTGTCAGCGGCGGACAAAGGGGCAGCGGCAGCTACCTGCGTGACGGCAACCGTAGCCGATGGGGGATTGCCCAAACAGCCTTTGAGTAGCAGCGAACTAGCCGCCGATACACCAGCGGTAACCAGAAACTTGCGACGCGAATAATCGGACATAGGACCTCCTTTGAGCAATCTCCGCAGGGGGAGCGCCGGTAGCTAAATGACTGTGGATTAGTTGAACAGCTGTGGGTGAGCAGACTGGACCACGAGGCTTACGCCCCAAGAAGCCTAGGGCTTCGACCAAAGAGAACATCTAAAACGTACATTGATTAAAATCAATTACACATTTGTTTTGCATGAAAGTAAGTCTATAGGCATTTTTGAACCAGTGGATCACCTTGAGGCGCAAGTTTGCAATGCAATTTTTAATTCAATTGATAGGTTTGGCTTATTTGAGGTGATCTATCTATAGCCTCAATTAATATTGCCGCCATATTTACGGCTGGTTGCAGCCCTGAGTTGTCCCATCCCATGGAGAGGCAGACCCAGAAAATATTGACCGGGGTTAAACCAGAGCACAATGGAGCCAATGGGCGATCGCGCTAGATCGGGCACCCGGTCGCCGCTATATAGAAAGCCCCGGCTAGACACCAAGGTGCAGCCGCAAGAAGCAAAAGCTTCTTGCGGCGTTGCTATGATCTGACCCCCCAGTCTTGGGGGATTTGAAGGGCCATGCAGAGTCTGAAGGCTTTGCCGGTTCATTCCTCATTCAGCAACACCGCTTTTGTTCATGCCAAAAGCAGTGCGTCCCGCGTCGGCAACCGACGCGGGACGCACCAAGACAAACAAGGCTTGGCTTCAGAATATAAGTTCAACCTTGCGCTGCATCTACTCCCCAGTTGGTGCAGCTGACGGAGCCGGCTCCGCTGCTGGCGGAGGACTAGCCGGGGGCGGTGAGGGTGGTGCAACTGGCGCGGGTGGCGGAGCCGCCGGCTCCTGCGGCCCCGGCGGTGGGGGAGCGCTGGGCGCGGGTGGACTAGGGGTAGGCGCTTGCACCGGCGGCGGGCTCGCTGGTGCGGGCTCTGGCTCTGGCTCTGCGGGTGCGGGCTCTGCTGCCTCTGCGGGTTTCGGCTCTACAGGTTCTGGCTCTGCTGCCTCTGCCTCTACGGGTTCTGGCTCCGTGGGCTCTGGTTCTGACGCCGCTGGTGGAGTTGGAGTTGCAGCTGGCTCATCAGCCTCAACAGGTGGAGTCGGCGTGGGCGTTGGTTCGGGGCTGGGCTCGTTTGTTGCTGTCTCGGGAGTAGGGTTGGCCTCTGGCGGTAGCTCTACCGCTTGGCGATCGCCCCGACGACGGGCATCGCGGTTGCGACGCGACCCTTCAATGGTCAGGTCATACTCGATAGGAACGCTGGCTCCCCCACTAACTGGCCGGAACCGAGAATTTCTGGCGGCCTGAATGGCGGCTTGGTCGATCGCCGGGTTGCCACTAGAGCGAGTCAGGGTAACACTGCGAACGCTGCCATCGGGATTGATATCAACACTGACCATGGGTTGGCCTTCCGCTCCGGCATCCAGAGCGCTTTGAGGATAAGCGGGACGCACGCAGTTTTGACAGGCTACAGTGCGCGAACCCTGGCCCGTGCCACTGCCGCTGCCACTACCACTACCACTGCCGCTGCCGCTACCACTACCTGTGCCGCTACCACTACCACTGCCGCTTCCACTGCCGCTACCGCTGCCTGTGCCGCTGCTACCACTGCCGCTTCCACTGCCGCTACCGCTGCCTGTGCCGCTGCCACCACTGCCGTTGGAAGGAGCAGTGGCGACTCCACTGCCGTCGCCAGCAACACCACCTCCAGCAGCTGAGTCAGCGGCAGTCTGAGCTTGTGCATCGCGCAGACGCTGCAAAAAGTCGCGCAGGTTCTCAGCCTGAGATTCTGTAGACTCAGCAGTTAGAGCTTCTTGCTCTAAGTCTTCTGTTTCTGAGGTTTCTGGCTCAGTCTCTGACTCTTCTTCCGAGATTTCCGGCTCTTCTGTTTCTGAAATTTCTGGTTCAGTCTCTGGCTCTTCTTCTGAGATTTCCGGCTCAGCTTCAGGTTCCTCAACGACTGAATCGGCTTGGGTGTTTCGCTCAAGTTCAGGCTCCGATTCAACCCGCTTTACAGGAGGTGCGACTCGGGCAGGGGCAGGGGGTGCTGTGACCTGAGCTGCCGTAAAGTTTCCACCACCGCCGCCGCCGCCGCCACCGCCACCGCCACCCCCCGGTGCGGCGTCATTAACTTCGGTGCTGATTTCAGCGGGCAAGTTTGGGTCGGGAATGGCTTCAGGTGTATCGGGCAGGGGTTCGACGACAACCAGCTCGATTGGCTCAATGTCATCGGCAGCCAGCCTCTGCCAAAAATCGAGCTGGCTGAGGCCAAAACCTACCCCATGTGTCCCCACAGAGCCTAAAAGCCCCCAAAGCAGAATCTTGCGGAGTTTTTGCTGCTCGTGCTGGTGTTGTTGACTGCAAATCTCTGAAAGACTCATTAGTGCTTGCCCAAGAAACGGCAAAAATCTTCTTAGCTATATTACACAATCGGCAAACAGTTGCATTAAGACTGCGGTTTTTAATGCCGAATTATCCTTAGAAACGATCGCTAATAAAGATCGAGATTTTGCCAAAAGCATTCCTGAACAAGGGTTCTACACGTTTCCATCCTTAGTTTACTCTCTGAAATTGCTGCCAAGGCCAGACCTGCTGATGAAAATAATCCTAGTTTTAATCTTGACATTGGCTCGCAAATCAGAGTGAATGCTTGTTGACACTATTTTGCAGCAAAGCCTATGGATACTATTTTTGCGGCGGGCGGCATCGTCATGTGGCCACTGCTGGGGTTCTCGATTCTGGCGATCGCGCTCATCATTGAGCGGACGGTCTTTTGGTTTCGCATCAATCGCCGCCAGCGTCCAGTAATGCAAGAAGTTTTGCGCACCTATCGGCAAGCCCCGATGGATGTGTACCCCAAGCTGCGACAAAACGTGAATCTGCCCACGGCCCGCATTTTTCTTGAAGCCCTAGAGCTAGAAGGTGCTAAACC from Nodosilinea sp. FACHB-141 encodes:
- a CDS encoding nitrate ABC transporter ATP-binding protein (This model describes the ATP binding subunits of ATP-binding cassette (ABC) transporters for nitrate transport, or for bicarbonate transport, in bacteria and archaea.) — its product is MSLLVAVDQVDKVFNLSDGGEYIALKGIDLTIKTGEFVSFIGHSGCGKSTLLNMIAGLSLPSSGVLTLEGKKITEPGPDRMVVFQNYSLLPWRSVRENIALAVNSVYGDKSKADRRAIVEEHINLVGLQHAADKWPDQLSGGMKQRVAIARALAIRPKLLLLDEPFGALDALTRGNLQTQLMRICDENKVTAVMVTHDVDEAVLLSDRIVMLTNGPGAEIGNILEVDIPRPRQRMEVVEHPSYYSLRSEIIYFLNQQKRIKKLRARKTTAVARHGLEKVNLDIGFVPLTACAPVAIAKEKGFFAKHGLEEVNLTRETSWRGIVDGIAGGYLDAAQMPSGMPLWFSLGGHKNTPLPVISALTMTRNGNAITLSRRFYDQGVHSLDAFRDMLHRTPETQHRMGMVHPSSMHNLLLRYWLAAGGIDPDRDLALQTIPPAQMVVDLKNNAIDGFCVGEPWNLRAAMDEVGFTIATDREIYDGHPGKVLGVREDWAAAYPNTHIALTKALLDACRYCADPENELEIRQILSQRAYLGTPIDYIQLGDPNTKVCELQKPMREYAHHLFFGDGANRPSRTEHLWHMTQLARWGDVPFPRNWLEILERIVRVDVYSTAARELGLLDAKFTRGSIHLFDGTDFDAQDPIGYLNSLAIKRDITIAEVVLDGRMAALAA
- the ntrB gene encoding nitrate ABC transporter permease — protein: MVTHSPVRKQARPNPFLGSVQEFWQKRGPDLIPPIIGIAVFLTVWQLVSWSGATRLPGPLSLWTDTRTRELLLYPFFDLGGLNKGLFWQTLASLGRVAQGYSAAAVVGIGVGVLVGTSPWLNKATYPIFQFLRMVAPLAWVPIALVALQQNQPAAIFVIFITSVWPILINTIEGVRQIPEDYDNVAKVLQLSRKDYYLNILFPSALPYIFTGLRIAIGLAWLAIIAAEIVMSGIVGIGFFIWDAYQQNYISEIILAVFYIGFVGLLLDRAIAFLQTKIAPARK
- a CDS encoding CmpA/NrtA family ABC transporter substrate-binding protein; protein product: MSDYSRRKFLVTAGVSAASSLLLKGCLGNPPSATVAVTQVAAAAPLSAADTPETPKVKLGYIPIVESAAIIIAQTKGFFAKYGMTEVEVAKQANWASARDNVTIGSAGGGIDGGQWQMPMPHLISEGILTNGRKVPMYVLAQLNTQGNGIAIANTHAGKGFGLDISSAADYIKGFPSTQGRKFKAAHTFPNVNQDFWIRYWFAAGGVDPDTDIDLLAVPPAETVQGMRNGTMDAFSTGDPWPYRIVADDVGFMAGLTHEMWAFHPEEYLALRADWVDANPKATKALLKGLMEAQQWCDNPDNRAELVQITSGRNYFNIPPEILTPPYKGQYTMGDGKADVNDINAGPLYWKDPKGNVSYPYKSHDLWFLTESMRWGFHKDQLTDFDTVRRIVDSVNREDLWREAATEAGFTADIPADTSRGVETFFDGIKFDPANPEAYLNSLQIKRV
- a CDS encoding energy transducer TonB, with protein sequence MSLSEICSQQHQHEQQKLRKILLWGLLGSVGTHGVGFGLSQLDFWQRLAADDIEPIELVVVEPLPDTPEAIPDPNLPAEISTEVNDAAPGGGGGGGGGGGGGGNFTAAQVTAPPAPARVAPPVKRVESEPELERNTQADSVVEEPEAEPEISEEEPETEPEISETEEPEISEEESETEPETSETEDLEQEALTAESTESQAENLRDFLQRLRDAQAQTAADSAAGGGVAGDGSGVATAPSNGSGGSGTGSGSGSGSGSGSSGTGSGSGSGSGSGSGSGTGSGSGSGSGSGSGSGSGTGQGSRTVACQNCVRPAYPQSALDAGAEGQPMVSVDINPDGSVRSVTLTRSSGNPAIDQAAIQAARNSRFRPVSGGASVPIEYDLTIEGSRRNRDARRRGDRQAVELPPEANPTPETATNEPSPEPTPTPTPPVEADEPAATPTPPAASEPEPTEPEPVEAEAAEPEPVEPKPAEAAEPAPAEPEPEPAPASPPPVQAPTPSPPAPSAPPPPGPQEPAAPPPAPVAPPSPPPASPPPAAEPAPSAAPTGE